A region from the Irregularibacter muris genome encodes:
- a CDS encoding sigma-54-dependent Fis family transcriptional regulator produces the protein MEKSYLVNIKVRDCVDKNFIMVDQYTTLGELNHALLNHRVREAVISDDQENLMGIVTTTDLTKGYARGLQDDNFTYEVMSKNLVTVSPQEDLLEVRSYLRKLGVGRAPVVDKGKMIGMLTTISICDGFSQRLDSAVDFLHSIFNEMDYGVIISDSQGKIQYFNYKIQEIFALEHNLLDGPIGNLLDGETYGRSKENEIIFEIENQMFTLHTSEFDMERKTYFLTTLKDITKTKELIQELDRTKNKLIYLEDKLQRIKQDKVSFGAIKTSSRKMENVISICKRVAKTSATILLCGESGTGKEVFADAIYESSLISHKPFIKVNCGAIPYNLCESEFFGYEKGAFTGASKEGKMGLFETANQGTIFLDEIGELHLDMQAKLLRVLQEHSFYRVGGTKPVHIQVRVIAATNKDLKEMVKEGSFRKDLYYRLNVININLPSLQERREDIIPLAKDFLHMYSKEYDVDIKAIQPKVIEYLTHYSWPGNIRELKNVMERLVILSEEGIIKEKFLPESVINSPQENNILGIEDEKELIQRAIKKYKYKTKVAEALNMPRSTLYYKMKAYNIDL, from the coding sequence ATGGAAAAGTCATATTTAGTCAATATAAAGGTTAGGGACTGTGTGGATAAAAATTTTATCATGGTGGATCAGTATACAACCTTAGGGGAACTAAACCATGCATTACTTAATCATCGGGTGAGGGAAGCTGTAATCTCTGATGATCAAGAAAACTTAATGGGTATAGTCACCACTACTGACTTGACTAAGGGATATGCTAGGGGTCTACAGGATGACAATTTTACTTATGAAGTGATGAGCAAAAACCTTGTGACGGTTTCCCCTCAAGAGGATTTATTAGAGGTTAGAAGTTATTTAAGAAAATTAGGAGTGGGGAGAGCCCCAGTTGTAGATAAGGGAAAAATGATAGGGATGTTGACCACCATATCCATATGTGATGGTTTTTCCCAAAGATTAGATAGTGCGGTGGACTTTTTACATTCCATATTTAATGAAATGGATTATGGGGTCATCATCAGTGACAGTCAGGGGAAAATTCAGTATTTTAATTACAAAATCCAAGAGATATTTGCTCTAGAGCATAATTTACTTGATGGCCCCATAGGAAACCTACTAGATGGGGAAACCTATGGAAGAAGCAAAGAGAATGAAATCATTTTTGAAATAGAAAACCAAATGTTCACCTTGCATACCTCTGAGTTTGATATGGAGCGGAAAACCTATTTTTTGACAACCCTAAAGGATATTACAAAAACCAAAGAGCTTATACAAGAATTGGATAGGACCAAGAATAAACTAATCTATCTTGAAGATAAACTGCAAAGGATAAAGCAGGATAAGGTAAGTTTTGGCGCAATTAAAACCTCCAGTAGAAAGATGGAAAATGTGATTTCCATATGTAAAAGAGTAGCAAAAACCTCGGCGACTATACTCCTCTGTGGTGAAAGTGGCACAGGGAAGGAAGTTTTTGCCGATGCTATATACGAGAGCAGCCTTATCAGCCATAAACCCTTTATTAAGGTGAATTGTGGGGCTATTCCTTACAATCTGTGTGAAAGTGAATTTTTTGGATATGAAAAGGGGGCCTTCACGGGGGCAAGCAAGGAAGGAAAAATGGGTCTATTTGAGACAGCGAATCAAGGGACCATCTTCTTAGACGAGATAGGAGAACTTCATCTAGATATGCAAGCAAAACTTTTAAGGGTATTGCAGGAGCATTCCTTTTATAGGGTAGGGGGGACAAAACCTGTGCATATCCAGGTTAGGGTGATTGCCGCTACCAATAAAGATTTAAAAGAGATGGTAAAGGAAGGGAGCTTTAGAAAGGACCTATATTATAGATTAAATGTGATAAACATCAATCTACCTTCTTTACAGGAGAGAAGAGAAGATATTATTCCCTTAGCCAAGGATTTTCTTCATATGTATTCAAAGGAATATGATGTGGATATAAAGGCTATCCAGCCCAAGGTTATAGAATATCTCACCCATTATAGCTGGCCTGGCAATATAAGAGAACTCAAAAATGTCATGGAACGACTGGTTATTTTATCAGAGGAGGGCATTATCAAGGAAAAATTCCTGCCGGAAAGTGTGATTAATAGTCCCCAAGAGAATAATATTTTAGGAATAGAGGACGAAAAAGAACTTATCCAACGGGCAATTAAAAAATATAAATATAAAACTAAGGTAGCTGAGGCACTGAACATGCCTAGAAGTACCCTATATTATAAAATGAAAGCCTATAATATTGATTTGTAA
- the lpdA gene encoding dihydrolipoyl dehydrogenase, whose translation MEYKIDMPQISAKIKEGTVRKLYKKKGDTLNLGDEIVDITAGKLNHTIISEYQGKVIDVLVEEGQKLPIGQVIILVEGEKIQEEVTTSNKEEKLGHAKDSSKIKRENLETDIAILGGGPGGYVAAIMASQRGAKVVLVEKEKLGGTCLNQGCIPTKALVRASEVYKTVKNAKEFGINVGSTSLNYKKVKERKDQVVKQLVSGIEHLMEHNKITVVKAEGKFKDKHTVEYKGSHAEGMIKADHIIIATGSKPGLIPIPGADSKNVMNSNDFLNMESLPSSMTIIGGGVIGMEVAFILNNMGVKVNVVEMMDRILPMCDGDISQELQSIAKAEGIHLYTSSKVTKILELDNGDSVVVLEQEGKEKAIYSHKVFISIGRSLNVDNIGLEEVGIEYSPKGIAVNEHLQTNIPNIYAIGDVNGKILLAHVASHQGIVAVENILGREVSTEDIIPAGIFTDPEIAYVGLTEEEVKAKNIKYKVSKFPFGANGKALSYGATEGFVKLMCEEKTQKLLGAHIIGVHATDLIPQLTLAIRKGLTAEDIAQTVHAHPTTAETIMEAAHDLMGLPLHHMG comes from the coding sequence ATGGAGTATAAAATAGATATGCCACAGATATCAGCTAAAATAAAAGAAGGTACAGTCAGAAAGTTGTACAAGAAAAAAGGGGATACTTTAAATTTAGGAGATGAAATAGTAGACATCACAGCAGGCAAGCTTAATCATACCATCATTTCAGAATATCAAGGGAAAGTTATAGATGTTTTGGTAGAAGAAGGTCAAAAATTGCCTATAGGTCAAGTCATTATCCTCGTAGAGGGAGAGAAAATTCAAGAAGAAGTTACTACATCTAATAAGGAAGAGAAACTTGGGCATGCAAAGGATTCCTCTAAAATAAAAAGAGAAAACCTAGAAACAGATATTGCAATACTTGGTGGAGGCCCCGGAGGATATGTAGCAGCCATAATGGCTTCCCAAAGAGGAGCAAAGGTAGTATTGGTTGAGAAAGAAAAGCTAGGGGGTACCTGCCTAAACCAAGGTTGCATTCCTACCAAGGCTCTAGTAAGAGCTTCAGAAGTTTATAAAACAGTAAAAAATGCTAAGGAGTTTGGTATAAATGTAGGGAGTACATCTTTAAATTACAAAAAGGTGAAGGAAAGAAAGGATCAAGTGGTAAAGCAGTTGGTATCTGGTATAGAGCATCTTATGGAACACAACAAAATCACTGTAGTAAAGGCCGAGGGGAAATTTAAGGATAAACATACTGTGGAATATAAGGGAAGCCATGCAGAAGGGATGATAAAGGCTGATCATATCATTATCGCCACGGGTTCAAAGCCAGGTTTGATTCCTATACCAGGAGCGGATAGCAAGAATGTCATGAACAGCAACGATTTTTTAAATATGGAAAGTTTACCCTCCAGCATGACCATTATTGGTGGTGGAGTGATAGGCATGGAGGTGGCTTTTATTCTCAATAACATGGGGGTTAAAGTAAATGTTGTAGAAATGATGGATAGAATTCTTCCTATGTGCGATGGAGATATTTCCCAAGAATTACAATCCATAGCTAAGGCAGAGGGCATTCATCTTTACACCTCCTCAAAGGTGACAAAAATCTTAGAACTGGATAATGGAGACAGTGTGGTAGTACTGGAACAAGAGGGAAAGGAAAAGGCTATATATTCCCACAAGGTATTTATATCCATTGGAAGAAGTCTAAATGTAGATAATATAGGCCTAGAAGAAGTGGGCATAGAATATAGTCCAAAGGGAATTGCTGTAAATGAACATTTGCAAACCAACATTCCCAATATCTATGCCATAGGGGATGTCAATGGGAAAATATTATTGGCCCATGTTGCCTCCCATCAAGGAATAGTAGCCGTTGAAAATATTTTAGGCAGGGAGGTTTCTACAGAGGATATCATTCCTGCAGGCATTTTTACTGATCCTGAAATTGCCTATGTGGGACTGACGGAGGAAGAAGTAAAGGCTAAAAATATCAAATATAAAGTTTCCAAATTCCCCTTTGGAGCCAATGGTAAGGCCCTATCCTATGGGGCAACAGAGGGTTTTGTTAAATTAATGTGTGAGGAGAAAACACAGAAATTATTAGGAGCTCATATTATAGGGGTGCATGCCACTGATCTTATTCCCCAATTGACCTTGGCCATTAGAAAAGGATTGACTGCTGAGGATATTGCTCAGACAGTCCATGCCCATCCCACAACGGCAGAAACCATTATGGAAGCAGCCCATGATCTTATGGGGCTACCTCTACACCATATGGGGTAG
- a CDS encoding OsmC family protein translates to MGVHTLKAKVKRVSGLEVEGESRGFKVIMDEPIDEGGTDKGMNPMEMILCGLGGCQTIVASAFAESQGIDLQDFWVEIEGDLDVEGFMGLSDVRPGYQEIRYTMHIKSSSPEDKVREFAKFIDSRCPVGDSLKNTVNFVETDVIISK, encoded by the coding sequence ATGGGTGTACATACGTTAAAGGCAAAAGTTAAACGGGTAAGTGGTTTGGAGGTAGAAGGAGAATCTAGAGGTTTTAAGGTAATTATGGATGAACCTATAGATGAAGGTGGCACTGATAAGGGCATGAATCCTATGGAAATGATTTTATGTGGGCTTGGAGGGTGTCAAACCATAGTCGCTTCTGCCTTTGCCGAATCCCAGGGCATTGACTTACAAGATTTTTGGGTTGAAATTGAAGGAGATCTTGATGTTGAAGGTTTTATGGGGCTTTCTGATGTAAGACCAGGATACCAAGAAATAAGATATACTATGCATATAAAGAGCAGTTCTCCAGAGGATAAAGTGAGAGAATTTGCGAAATTCATCGACTCTAGATGCCCTGTAGGGGATAGTCTAAAAAATACTGTTAATTTTGTAGAAACCGATGTGATTATTTCAAAATAA
- a CDS encoding carboxymuconolactone decarboxylase family protein, translating into MSRNPREMLNEFVGGLDQVGEESPEFVGSFMGLLGAAYQEGALSVKVKELMSVAIGAYNRCEYCIVYHVYKAFEAGATKEEIMEAAQVAVAFGGGPSMAFTVSLVKESIAEFEKDFQ; encoded by the coding sequence ATGAGCAGAAATCCAAGGGAAATGTTAAACGAGTTTGTAGGAGGATTAGACCAAGTAGGAGAAGAATCACCAGAATTTGTAGGGAGTTTTATGGGACTTTTGGGGGCAGCCTACCAAGAGGGAGCTCTATCTGTTAAGGTAAAAGAATTAATGAGTGTTGCCATAGGAGCCTATAATCGGTGTGAATATTGTATTGTTTATCATGTGTATAAGGCTTTTGAAGCAGGAGCTACCAAAGAAGAAATTATGGAAGCTGCTCAAGTAGCTGTGGCCTTTGGTGGTGGACCTTCCATGGCCTTTACTGTGTCCTTAGTAAAGGAAAGTATTGCAGAGTTTGAAAAGGATTTCCAATAG
- a CDS encoding metallophosphoesterase, whose translation MKYKPKSTKMLFLFLFILGIITFLLWQNNAIGITNYEVANPKIPKAFQGYKIVHISDLHNKDFKGKLKKKVRKINPDIILITGDLIDRRNTRVDIALDFAKQMVDIAPTYFVSGNHEEWSDRYQELREGLEKVGVHLMDDSYRVLSREKEKIGLMGIADPAIGLKEGEYPKEESREYFQEGLTKLLEKSNTNFHILLSHRPEQFEVYRDNNIDLVFSGHAHGGQIRIPFVGGLVAPNQGLFPKYTKGIYHEKITSMVVSRGLGNSLFPLRVLNPPEVIVVTLHNQ comes from the coding sequence ATGAAATACAAACCAAAATCAACAAAAATGCTTTTCTTATTTCTTTTCATCCTAGGAATAATAACATTTTTACTATGGCAAAATAATGCCATTGGGATAACAAATTATGAAGTTGCCAATCCCAAAATCCCTAAGGCTTTTCAGGGCTATAAAATTGTACACATTTCAGATTTGCACAATAAGGATTTTAAAGGAAAACTAAAGAAGAAGGTTAGGAAAATTAATCCCGATATTATCCTCATCACGGGAGATCTAATAGATAGAAGAAATACTAGAGTAGATATAGCCCTAGACTTTGCAAAGCAGATGGTGGACATCGCTCCCACATACTTTGTTTCTGGTAACCATGAAGAGTGGTCGGATCGATATCAAGAGCTAAGGGAAGGATTGGAAAAGGTGGGAGTACATCTTATGGATGACTCCTATAGGGTGTTAAGTCGAGAGAAAGAGAAGATTGGCCTTATGGGGATTGCCGATCCTGCTATTGGATTAAAGGAAGGGGAGTACCCTAAAGAAGAGAGCAGAGAGTATTTTCAAGAGGGTCTTACAAAACTTTTGGAAAAGAGCAATACCAATTTTCACATTTTGCTTTCCCATCGTCCGGAACAGTTTGAAGTCTATAGAGATAATAATATAGACTTAGTTTTTAGTGGACATGCCCATGGAGGACAAATTCGAATTCCCTTCGTTGGAGGCCTAGTTGCACCCAATCAGGGGTTATTTCCCAAATATACAAAGGGCATATATCATGAAAAGATTACCTCCATGGTGGTCAGCCGGGGACTAGGCAATAGTCTTTTTCCCCTTAGAGTGTTGAATCCTCCGGAAGTAATAGTGGTTACTCTGCATAACCAATAA
- a CDS encoding GNAT family N-acetyltransferase, with protein MFEVRRIKPEMTYTIRHRILRPHQAMEDCKYDTDNQDSAFHVGAFYQGKLISVASFCVEKHHDFPIEKQYRLRAMATLEDFRKLGSGRALVNHGENLLKEQGIDFLWCKGRTTVQGYYSKLGFKAHGEVFDYPPIGPHIIMYKKLSLSKENC; from the coding sequence ATGTTTGAAGTTAGAAGAATTAAGCCAGAAATGACTTATACTATTAGACACCGTATTCTACGTCCACATCAGGCAATGGAAGACTGTAAATACGATACAGATAACCAAGATAGTGCATTTCATGTGGGAGCATTTTATCAGGGAAAACTGATAAGTGTGGCATCCTTTTGTGTTGAAAAGCATCACGATTTTCCTATTGAAAAGCAATATCGATTAAGAGCAATGGCCACCCTTGAAGACTTTCGAAAGTTAGGATCGGGAAGGGCATTAGTTAACCATGGGGAAAATTTATTAAAAGAACAGGGCATTGACTTTTTATGGTGCAAAGGAAGAACCACTGTGCAAGGATATTATAGTAAATTAGGTTTTAAAGCACACGGTGAAGTATTCGATTATCCGCCTATTGGCCCCCATATCATTATGTATAAGAAATTAAGCTTGAGCAAAGAAAACTGTTGA
- a CDS encoding class I SAM-dependent methyltransferase — translation MREYYLAYEERYKKVHSEGFTWFSDIPTPELLEWVEFNNIPMDDEICEVGCGEGRDALYLSSEGYKVTAVDASESAILKCKELSKKKGVVVNWKVADALFLNKMIKKQYKWVYSIATLHMLVEDNDRNKFLDSLFNILQPKGKLLLVSMGDGESEKRSDTSTAFELQERSNNVEGKKIMVAGTSYRGVNWEYHKHELERAGFQIEKAINTENHEYGNCMTVYLSRD, via the coding sequence ATGAGGGAGTATTATTTAGCATACGAGGAAAGGTATAAAAAAGTACATAGTGAGGGTTTCACGTGGTTTTCAGATATTCCAACACCAGAGTTATTAGAGTGGGTTGAATTCAATAATATTCCAATGGATGATGAGATTTGTGAAGTTGGATGTGGAGAAGGAAGAGACGCTTTATATTTAAGTAGTGAAGGCTACAAGGTAACAGCAGTTGATGCCTCGGAATCGGCAATCCTTAAATGTAAGGAACTGTCTAAAAAGAAAGGCGTAGTTGTGAATTGGAAGGTTGCCGATGCATTGTTTTTAAACAAGATGATTAAAAAGCAGTATAAGTGGGTGTATTCCATTGCTACATTGCACATGCTTGTTGAAGATAATGACCGCAATAAATTCTTAGATTCACTATTTAATATCCTTCAGCCAAAGGGGAAACTACTGCTTGTCAGTATGGGGGATGGAGAATCAGAGAAAAGGTCAGACACTTCTACAGCCTTTGAATTGCAAGAAAGATCCAATAATGTAGAGGGCAAAAAAATAATGGTTGCAGGTACTTCCTATCGAGGAGTAAATTGGGAATACCATAAGCATGAATTAGAAAGAGCAGGCTTCCAAATTGAGAAAGCAATAAATACTGAAAATCACGAATATGGCAATTGTATGACTGTTTATTTAAGTCGTGATTGA
- a CDS encoding ATP-dependent metallopeptidase FtsH/Yme1/Tma family protein — MKKSYIFIAVSILVVLLISIAGYQHFQPKPKDMNYTTFVSHLEEGKVQEITIRNDAFLDVKMKDKSVFQVPNPQSESMKEYFLLNEATVTKSKVNPNMLLQVFLWVGVAVFAVFLLQKERSKDKMELVNANGTETKDETSYTFDHVAGNDEAKDMVKDIIDFIKDPEKYSKLGAKMPRGIMLYGPPGTGKTLIAKAIAGESGVPFYAVSGSDFIQMYVGVGASRIRQLFKKAKKSQKAVIFIDEIDAIGKKRADNPDQGNSERDQTLNALLTEMSGFSTNLGIVVVAATNRVDTLDEALLRPGRFDRLIEVGLPDVNARRRILGLHVQNKPLNNHVDLDQLARDTVYFSGAMLESLANEAAILAANENSTEIYQRHLNQAFYTVVAGSEKKDRSSIHKEDMEITAYHESGHALATKLLLPKNTISKVTIIPSTKGYGGFNLSIPEDRLYRTKQNILKDIKVLLAGRAAEELIFGLDNITTGASNDIERASRHIKEYVMKLGMDSDIGLFNNDAVNMNADPIILEKCREYIKELYQEVKGLLNDNLDILHALTQKLMEKETIGGDDIDILLGSKIA; from the coding sequence ATGAAGAAAAGCTATATTTTCATAGCAGTTTCTATATTAGTGGTATTATTGATTTCTATAGCAGGTTATCAGCATTTTCAACCTAAACCTAAGGATATGAATTATACTACTTTTGTTTCTCATTTAGAGGAAGGTAAAGTTCAGGAAATAACCATAAGAAATGATGCCTTTCTAGATGTGAAAATGAAGGACAAATCTGTATTTCAAGTGCCTAATCCTCAAAGTGAATCCATGAAAGAGTATTTCTTATTAAATGAAGCTACCGTTACAAAAAGTAAAGTAAATCCCAATATGCTCTTGCAAGTATTTCTTTGGGTAGGAGTAGCTGTATTTGCTGTATTTTTATTACAGAAGGAAAGAAGCAAGGATAAAATGGAATTGGTCAATGCTAATGGTACCGAAACTAAGGATGAAACCAGCTACACCTTTGATCATGTAGCTGGCAATGATGAGGCAAAGGATATGGTGAAGGATATTATTGACTTTATTAAAGATCCAGAAAAATATTCAAAGCTTGGTGCAAAGATGCCCAGGGGAATCATGCTTTATGGACCTCCCGGCACTGGAAAGACCCTGATAGCAAAGGCAATAGCAGGAGAATCAGGAGTTCCCTTTTATGCTGTATCAGGTTCAGATTTTATACAGATGTATGTGGGGGTAGGAGCCAGCAGGATTCGCCAATTGTTTAAGAAGGCAAAGAAATCTCAAAAAGCCGTTATTTTTATTGATGAAATAGATGCTATCGGGAAAAAAAGAGCGGACAATCCTGACCAAGGCAATAGCGAGCGAGATCAAACCCTAAATGCCCTTTTAACAGAGATGTCCGGCTTTAGTACCAATTTAGGTATTGTGGTAGTGGCGGCTACCAATCGAGTGGATACTTTAGATGAGGCTTTACTTCGCCCAGGAAGATTTGACCGTCTAATTGAGGTGGGACTCCCTGATGTCAATGCCCGTCGTAGAATTTTAGGTTTACACGTGCAAAATAAGCCTTTAAATAACCATGTGGACCTAGATCAACTGGCTAGGGATACTGTCTATTTTAGTGGGGCAATGCTAGAGAGTTTGGCCAATGAAGCGGCTATTTTAGCCGCGAATGAAAACAGCACTGAAATTTATCAAAGGCATTTAAACCAAGCCTTTTATACCGTGGTAGCAGGATCTGAAAAGAAAGATAGGAGTTCTATCCATAAAGAGGATATGGAGATTACCGCTTATCACGAAAGCGGACATGCTCTAGCTACCAAGCTTTTACTTCCTAAAAATACGATTAGCAAAGTAACCATTATTCCTAGTACAAAGGGATATGGCGGATTTAATTTAAGCATTCCAGAGGATCGATTATATAGGACTAAGCAAAATATTCTAAAGGATATTAAAGTTCTTCTAGCTGGAAGGGCTGCTGAGGAACTCATCTTTGGGCTAGATAATATCACCACTGGAGCCTCCAATGATATCGAAAGAGCCTCTCGACACATAAAGGAATATGTGATGAAATTGGGCATGGATTCTGATATTGGCTTATTTAATAATGATGCTGTAAATATGAACGCTGACCCTATCATTCTAGAAAAATGTAGAGAATACATCAAAGAATTATATCAAGAGGTTAAAGGTTTATTAAATGACAATTTGGATATATTACATGCTCTAACCCAAAAGTTAATGGAAAAGGAAACCATCGGCGGGGATGATATTGATATCCTTTTAGGTAGTAAAATAGCCTAG
- the gloA gene encoding lactoylglutathione lyase: MNYKMLHTCLRVMDLEKSLKFYQEALGLKERRRKDFPEAEFTLVFLRDEEGIYELELTYNYNPENPYTIGDGYSHMAFSVDDLEASRQKHKDMGYEVTDLMGLPGEKPHYYFVTDPDGYAIEILRAK; encoded by the coding sequence ATGAATTACAAAATGCTACATACTTGCCTTAGAGTGATGGATTTAGAAAAATCCTTAAAATTTTATCAAGAAGCTCTAGGATTAAAGGAACGAAGAAGAAAGGATTTTCCAGAGGCTGAATTTACCTTGGTTTTCCTAAGGGATGAAGAGGGGATTTATGAGCTGGAATTAACCTATAACTATAATCCTGAAAACCCTTATACAATAGGGGATGGATATAGTCATATGGCTTTTTCAGTAGATGATTTAGAAGCCTCTAGACAAAAACATAAGGATATGGGGTATGAAGTGACCGACCTTATGGGTCTTCCTGGAGAAAAACCCCACTATTATTTCGTGACCGATCCCGATGGGTATGCAATAGAAATTTTAAGAGCTAAGTAA
- a CDS encoding NUDIX domain-containing protein: protein MVDKTLGKRIDGVKYYDRKGAYLIAVEKNMLAVVQTPKGYFLLGGGFEEKENHIECIKRECLEETGYDVVIQDYIGCAEEYCLHNELGYFHPLQFYYSGKIASKISEPIENDHIFNWISMENIEEKMYIKAQAWAVRNYLDRGSSCRV, encoded by the coding sequence ATGGTTGATAAAACATTGGGCAAGAGAATAGATGGGGTTAAATATTATGATCGAAAAGGAGCATATTTAATTGCAGTGGAAAAAAATATGCTTGCAGTAGTGCAAACCCCAAAAGGTTATTTTCTTTTAGGGGGAGGATTTGAGGAGAAGGAAAATCACATAGAATGTATTAAACGTGAATGTCTTGAAGAAACAGGATATGATGTTGTTATTCAAGATTATATTGGTTGTGCTGAAGAATATTGTTTACATAATGAATTAGGATATTTTCATCCCCTTCAGTTTTATTATTCAGGAAAGATAGCTAGTAAGATATCTGAACCCATTGAAAATGATCATATATTTAATTGGATTTCGATGGAGAATATAGAGGAAAAAATGTATATAAAGGCACAGGCGTGGGCAGTTAGAAATTATTTAGATAGAGGTTCAAGTTGTAGAGTATAA
- a CDS encoding YbaN family protein — MKLYNLLFITLGMFFMGLGMVGVIVPVLPTTPFLILASVFFVKGSDRFDLWFRSTRIYKSYAEDFIRDRSMTLKRKITLMLISDLMLSFPFITLKNLYLKLFILLVVIFKYYYFIFKIKTKKIYE, encoded by the coding sequence ATGAAGTTATATAATCTATTATTCATTACTTTAGGAATGTTTTTTATGGGCTTGGGGATGGTAGGAGTCATTGTGCCTGTACTACCCACCACTCCCTTTCTTATTTTGGCTTCTGTATTTTTTGTAAAGGGATCTGACCGTTTTGATTTATGGTTTAGAAGTACAAGAATATACAAGTCCTATGCGGAGGATTTTATCAGAGATAGATCCATGACATTAAAAAGAAAAATAACATTGATGTTGATTTCGGATTTGATGTTATCTTTTCCCTTCATAACCCTCAAAAATTTGTATCTAAAACTATTTATTTTATTGGTAGTAATCTTTAAATATTATTATTTTATCTTTAAAATAAAAACTAAGAAAATATATGAATAA
- a CDS encoding GNAT family N-acetyltransferase translates to MNFRKAKKEDISFIMDIIREAQEYFRKKGIDQWQNNYPNIETIKMDMRHDNSYVFVKDNLIVGTVALTFDREKSYENIVQGSWKSAQDYGAIHRIAVAHECRGMGISSIIIEDIEKICLNRGIHSIRVDTHKDNTPMQKLLEKNKFQYCGIIYLEDGGERLAFEKIL, encoded by the coding sequence TTGAACTTTCGTAAAGCAAAGAAAGAGGATATTTCTTTCATAATGGACATTATCCGAGAGGCTCAAGAATATTTTAGAAAGAAGGGCATTGATCAATGGCAGAATAATTATCCAAACATAGAAACTATAAAAATGGATATGCGCCATGACAATTCGTATGTATTCGTGAAGGATAATCTTATAGTGGGTACGGTCGCATTAACCTTTGATCGGGAAAAAAGCTATGAAAATATTGTGCAGGGGAGCTGGAAGAGTGCCCAAGATTATGGGGCCATCCATAGAATAGCGGTTGCCCATGAGTGTAGAGGGATGGGTATATCCTCTATTATAATAGAGGATATAGAGAAAATTTGCTTAAACAGAGGGATTCATAGTATTAGAGTAGACACCCATAAAGACAATACTCCTATGCAAAAACTCTTAGAAAAAAATAAATTTCAATATTGTGGAATCATTTATCTAGAAGATGGGGGAGAAAGATTAGCCTTTGAGAAAATATTATAA